The Thalassotalea nanhaiensis genome has a window encoding:
- a CDS encoding mandelate racemase/muconate lactonizing enzyme family protein, translating to MKNSNSKITNIEIEYYQVPLDEVLNDAMHGDHTHFELILCRITCQDGYHGVGYTYTGGKGGKAIYSLLEDELKPFLMNENANRIEYLNDQMGWHLHYVGRGGLVSFAISAVDIALWDIRCKRLNQPLWCVAGGASNKTKAYAGGIDLNFSEEKLLTNISNYLDNGFNAVKIKVGSPDYRTDVARIAAVRNLLGKDRKFMIDANYSLSVEQAIKLANAVEQYDITWFEEPTIPDDYQGFGRIADSINIPTAMGENLHTIYEFGYAIAQAKLSYLQPDASNIGGITGWLKVAALAQANNLTVCSHGMHELHVSLMASQPHAGFLEVHSFPIDRYTKTPLKLIEGLAVAPQDAGHGVIFDMDLLGPHRINI from the coding sequence ATGAAAAATAGTAATAGTAAAATAACAAATATTGAAATTGAGTATTATCAAGTTCCTTTAGATGAGGTGTTGAATGATGCGATGCATGGTGACCATACTCATTTTGAATTAATTCTTTGTCGGATAACTTGTCAAGATGGTTACCATGGCGTTGGTTACACCTACACGGGTGGAAAAGGTGGCAAAGCTATTTATTCATTACTTGAAGATGAGCTAAAGCCGTTTTTAATGAATGAAAATGCCAATCGCATTGAATACCTTAACGACCAAATGGGCTGGCATTTACATTATGTTGGCCGTGGAGGTTTAGTTTCATTTGCCATTTCAGCTGTTGATATTGCGCTATGGGATATTCGTTGCAAACGTTTAAATCAACCATTGTGGTGTGTTGCTGGCGGGGCTAGCAATAAAACCAAAGCTTATGCTGGCGGCATAGATTTGAATTTTTCAGAGGAAAAATTACTCACCAATATCTCAAACTATTTAGATAATGGCTTTAATGCCGTAAAAATAAAAGTTGGTTCACCTGATTATCGTACTGATGTTGCTCGAATTGCCGCGGTTAGAAATTTACTCGGGAAAGATCGTAAATTTATGATCGATGCAAATTATTCATTGTCAGTTGAGCAAGCTATAAAGTTAGCGAATGCCGTTGAACAGTATGACATTACTTGGTTTGAGGAACCCACCATACCTGACGATTATCAAGGTTTTGGTCGTATTGCTGATAGCATTAATATTCCTACCGCTATGGGAGAAAATTTACATACTATTTATGAATTTGGTTATGCCATTGCCCAAGCTAAGCTCAGTTATTTACAACCCGATGCGTCTAATATTGGCGGAATTACCGGTTGGTTAAAAGTTGCGGCTTTAGCACAGGCTAATAATTTAACGGTATGTAGTCATGGTATGCACGAGTTACATGTCTCATTGATGGCCTCTCAACCTCACGCGGGTTTCCTAGAAGTACACTCTTTCCCAATCGATCGATACACCAAAACCCCATTAAAGCTAATAGAAGGCTTGGCTGTTGCCCCACAGGATGCTGGCCATGGCGTGATATTCGATATGGATTTATTAGGCCCTCATCGAATTAATATTTAA
- a CDS encoding zinc-dependent alcohol dehydrogenase — protein sequence MQAALYIGNKNFKITEVETVAPKADEVRLAVGYVGICGTDMHIYHGVMDERVAPPKTIGHEMSGTIVEIGEDVNDFSLGDEVVVRPLDYCDDCPACHSGHSHICHNLKFMGIDSPGAFQNFWTVKARTLHKLPKTVSLKQGALIEPLAVACHDVSRARLVAGEKAVIIGGGPIGQLVAQVAKSTGAEVLISEVNESRLDFAKANDILTVNPIEQDLAEYVSSWTEGKGADVVFEVSGVKQAIDAMTEIAAVRARICMVAIHSEKPAIDLFQFFWKELELLGARVYEHQDFEKAIELIAKKEIDIEPYITSVSDLTDIKQAFAQMSGNPQGLKALVSCQANI from the coding sequence GTGCAGGCAGCACTATATATTGGTAATAAAAATTTTAAAATTACTGAAGTAGAAACGGTCGCACCAAAAGCTGATGAAGTACGATTAGCAGTTGGTTATGTCGGCATCTGTGGTACTGACATGCATATTTATCATGGCGTGATGGACGAACGTGTTGCTCCGCCTAAAACCATTGGTCATGAAATGTCTGGAACGATTGTTGAAATAGGTGAAGATGTAAATGACTTTTCCCTTGGCGATGAAGTTGTCGTTAGACCTTTAGATTATTGCGACGACTGTCCTGCATGTCACTCAGGTCATAGCCATATTTGTCATAACCTTAAATTTATGGGGATAGATAGCCCGGGTGCTTTTCAGAATTTTTGGACAGTTAAAGCAAGGACACTGCATAAATTACCAAAGACTGTTTCACTTAAACAGGGCGCCCTAATAGAGCCGTTAGCAGTTGCTTGCCATGATGTTTCGAGAGCGCGATTAGTTGCAGGTGAAAAAGCCGTGATTATTGGCGGTGGGCCTATAGGTCAACTGGTTGCACAGGTTGCTAAAAGTACTGGCGCAGAAGTGCTTATTTCAGAAGTGAATGAATCACGATTGGATTTTGCCAAAGCTAACGACATTCTTACGGTTAATCCAATAGAGCAAGATCTTGCAGAGTATGTATCAAGCTGGACTGAAGGCAAAGGCGCGGATGTTGTGTTTGAAGTTTCAGGCGTGAAACAAGCTATAGATGCGATGACGGAAATTGCAGCTGTGCGAGCTCGTATCTGTATGGTAGCAATTCATAGTGAAAAGCCGGCAATAGATCTATTTCAATTTTTTTGGAAAGAGCTGGAGCTATTAGGTGCTCGGGTTTATGAACATCAAGACTTTGAGAAAGCAATAGAGCTGATTGCTAAAAAAGAAATTGATATTGAACCTTATATAACTTCGGTATCTGATTTAACTGATATTAAGCAAGCGTTCGCGCAAATGTCGGGTAATCCACAAGGGCTGAAAGCACTAGTCTCTTGCCAAGCAAATATTTAA
- a CDS encoding GntR family transcriptional regulator produces the protein MLDSTAIVSVREQIARQLRADIINGVLTEKTKLKEQELAARFNVSRGPVRDVLLQLTKEGLLISKNNCGVIVNSAPKAELQPLMVNLRVKIESHAIKMTINELTEEDFSQLDKILATMIKAFEEENYSLVTETDMAFHRYIVHKAGGDDLVNLWQPVIYRMRMNYKRISTPKECFEEHNQLLTYLKNKELKLALASLKDNVK, from the coding sequence ATGCTTGACTCAACTGCAATTGTCTCAGTACGCGAACAAATAGCGCGTCAATTACGTGCTGATATTATTAACGGTGTTTTAACTGAAAAAACGAAGTTAAAAGAGCAAGAGCTAGCTGCTCGATTTAATGTTTCTCGCGGTCCCGTGCGTGATGTATTACTGCAGCTAACTAAAGAAGGCTTACTTATTTCAAAAAATAATTGTGGTGTTATTGTCAACAGTGCGCCAAAAGCTGAGTTACAGCCTTTAATGGTTAATTTACGTGTGAAAATTGAATCCCATGCGATAAAGATGACTATTAATGAATTAACAGAAGAAGATTTTTCTCAGCTTGATAAAATTTTGGCGACTATGATCAAAGCTTTTGAAGAAGAAAATTACTCACTCGTTACCGAAACTGATATGGCATTTCATCGATATATAGTACACAAAGCTGGTGGTGATGATTTAGTTAATTTATGGCAACCTGTTATTTATCGTATGCGCATGAACTACAAACGTATCAGCACACCTAAAGAATGTTTTGAAGAGCATAATCAGCTACTCACTTATTTAAAAAATAAAGAATTAAAATTGGCTTTAGCGTCGCTAAAAGATAATGTGAAATAA
- the aldA gene encoding aldehyde dehydrogenase, which yields MNQIKNNLHFINGEYIASKSDGEIPVYNPSTGEQLASIPEGCIADAQYALDIANKAQKSWKKVTARNRAKILRKFAAGIRAEANDLARLLVQEQGKLLSVAEGEVEATATFIEYACDNALTMEGDILASDNEGEKLYIHKYPKGVVVGITAWNFPLALAGRKIGPALITGNSIVIKPTAETPLATLELGKIANEAGIPAGVLNIVNGNGSVIGKYLCESPITKMITMTGSTKAGQSIYHSSAEHLTHVMLELGGKAPFVVMNDVNIDNAVEDLFWARFANCGQVCTCAERLYLHEDIYDEFMQKFIKRVSQLKVGDPLAADSEMGPKVNQREVDFIDGQVKQAVEEGATIAFGGARAKVEGYENGAWYQPTVLENVTQEMTIIHEESFGPILPVVKINSIEQAIAFSNDCEFGLSAYLYTNNLAWIEKCTDELEVGEIYVNRSIGEQHQGFHYGLKMSGCGGEDGKYGLEQYLDKKTVYLNHC from the coding sequence ATGAATCAAATAAAAAATAACCTACATTTTATTAATGGCGAATATATTGCTTCTAAGTCGGATGGAGAAATTCCAGTATATAACCCAAGTACAGGAGAGCAACTAGCGAGCATTCCTGAAGGTTGTATTGCTGATGCACAATACGCATTAGACATTGCCAATAAAGCGCAAAAATCATGGAAAAAAGTTACTGCCCGTAATAGAGCTAAAATATTACGAAAATTTGCTGCAGGTATTCGTGCAGAGGCAAATGATCTTGCTCGGTTATTAGTTCAAGAACAAGGAAAGTTGCTTTCGGTTGCAGAAGGTGAAGTGGAAGCAACAGCGACATTTATTGAGTACGCTTGCGATAATGCCTTAACGATGGAAGGTGATATTTTAGCGTCAGATAATGAAGGTGAGAAACTCTATATTCACAAATACCCTAAAGGCGTTGTGGTCGGCATTACCGCATGGAATTTTCCTTTAGCATTAGCAGGCAGAAAAATTGGACCTGCTTTGATCACTGGTAATAGCATTGTTATAAAACCAACTGCCGAAACACCATTAGCCACTTTAGAGCTAGGTAAAATAGCCAATGAAGCGGGAATTCCAGCAGGCGTGTTAAATATAGTAAATGGTAATGGTTCAGTTATCGGCAAATACCTTTGTGAAAGTCCAATCACGAAAATGATCACCATGACAGGCAGTACCAAAGCAGGTCAATCAATTTATCACAGCAGTGCTGAACATCTAACCCATGTAATGCTTGAACTGGGCGGTAAAGCCCCCTTTGTTGTGATGAATGACGTGAATATTGACAATGCCGTTGAAGATTTATTTTGGGCCAGATTTGCTAATTGTGGGCAAGTTTGTACCTGTGCCGAACGACTCTATCTTCATGAAGATATTTATGATGAATTTATGCAAAAATTTATCAAACGAGTTAGCCAATTAAAGGTAGGGGATCCACTCGCTGCTGACTCTGAAATGGGTCCAAAAGTTAATCAACGAGAAGTAGACTTCATCGACGGGCAAGTAAAACAAGCTGTAGAAGAAGGTGCAACCATTGCTTTTGGAGGCGCTAGAGCCAAGGTAGAAGGATATGAAAATGGCGCATGGTATCAACCAACAGTATTAGAAAATGTTACTCAAGAAATGACCATTATTCATGAAGAAAGCTTTGGGCCAATTTTACCGGTGGTAAAAATAAATTCGATAGAGCAAGCGATAGCTTTCAGTAATGATTGTGAATTTGGCTTGTCTGCCTATCTTTATACTAATAATTTGGCATGGATAGAAAAATGCACAGATGAATTAGAAGTAGGTGAGATTTATGTTAACCGTAGTATTGGTGAACAACATCAAGGTTTTCATTATGGTTTAAAAATGAGTGGCTGTGGTGGTGAAGATGGTAAATATGGTTTGGAGCAATACCTTGATAAAAAGACTGTTTATCTAAATCATTGTTAA
- a CDS encoding SDR family oxidoreductase — MLNKFSLTGKVALVTGCKRGIGKAMALALAEAGADIIGVSASLEEGSEISALVTELGRKFHSYQCDFSQRDDIYHFINKVKENHPVIDILVNNAGTILRAPAAEHNDELFDTVMEVNLNAQFILSREIGKEMLSRQAGKIIFTASLLTYQGGINVPGYAASKGAIGQLVMALSNEWASQGINVNAIAPGYIATDNTEALRNDSERSTSILSRIPQGRWGKPEDFMGPVVFLASDASSYMNGSTVLVDGGWMGR; from the coding sequence ATTTTAAACAAATTTAGTTTAACGGGTAAAGTTGCCCTAGTCACTGGTTGCAAACGAGGTATAGGCAAAGCTATGGCTTTAGCTTTGGCCGAAGCTGGTGCAGACATTATTGGTGTCTCGGCTTCATTAGAAGAAGGCTCTGAAATTTCGGCATTAGTGACTGAGCTTGGCAGGAAATTCCACTCCTATCAATGTGACTTTAGTCAACGTGATGATATTTATCATTTCATTAATAAAGTAAAAGAAAATCATCCGGTAATTGATATATTGGTCAATAATGCAGGCACTATATTAAGAGCGCCAGCGGCAGAACATAATGACGAATTGTTTGATACCGTAATGGAAGTTAACCTTAATGCTCAATTTATTTTAAGTAGGGAAATTGGCAAAGAGATGTTGAGCCGACAAGCAGGTAAAATTATTTTTACCGCCTCACTACTGACATATCAGGGCGGAATAAATGTCCCTGGGTATGCGGCAAGTAAAGGTGCAATTGGTCAGTTGGTGATGGCTTTATCTAATGAATGGGCATCGCAAGGGATCAATGTTAACGCGATTGCACCTGGTTATATTGCTACCGATAATACCGAGGCGTTAAGAAATGATAGCGAACGTAGTACGTCAATATTAAGCCGTATTCCTCAAGGACGTTGGGGAAAACCGGAAGACTTTATGGGTCCCGTGGTATTTTTAGCCTCGGATGCATCATCATACATGAATGGTAGTACTGTCCTTGTGGACGGTGGCTGGATGGGAAGATAA
- a CDS encoding XrtA/PEP-CTERM system-associated ATPase — protein sequence MYEQHYGMTLKPFQLSPDPRFFYASNKHKQALSYLEYGLEQGEGFIVITGPVGTGKTTLAQSLLSNLDVTKIHAVQIVTSKLSPEDLLLVIAKEFGLSPLSPAKAHLLQAIEEHLMTLKLQGMRALLLVDEAQNLPLDSVEELRMLSNFQSDSKPLLQSFLLGQEELKSIILSPELEQFRQRIIASCHLQSLTTEEIEQYVLHRLTSAGIANAEIFERDCFTQIQQITTGIPRKINLLVDRILLYGFLNDLTQFTSSEVQTVIDEMADELSASLSINNQQQELYNNQPGVHLNKMENRDALLSSLQKVDNYLQENIDQKIKMNRYLDKLLKQKNLTLSQFENPEDNS from the coding sequence ATGTACGAACAACATTACGGTATGACCTTAAAACCTTTTCAGCTAAGCCCTGATCCAAGATTTTTCTATGCTTCTAATAAACATAAACAGGCACTTTCTTATCTTGAATATGGTTTAGAACAAGGTGAAGGTTTTATCGTGATTACCGGCCCTGTGGGTACAGGAAAAACCACTCTCGCTCAAAGTTTACTAAGCAATTTAGATGTTACAAAAATTCATGCGGTGCAAATCGTAACCAGTAAGCTTTCACCTGAAGATTTACTTTTGGTTATTGCCAAAGAATTTGGATTGTCACCATTATCGCCAGCTAAAGCGCATTTATTGCAAGCCATTGAAGAGCATTTAATGACCTTAAAATTACAAGGTATGCGAGCTCTATTACTGGTTGATGAAGCTCAAAACTTACCTTTGGATAGCGTTGAAGAGTTGCGGATGCTCTCTAACTTTCAAAGTGATAGCAAACCTTTATTGCAAAGTTTTTTACTGGGACAAGAAGAGCTTAAGAGTATTATCTTAAGCCCTGAACTAGAGCAGTTTCGCCAACGTATAATTGCTTCATGCCATCTTCAGTCATTAACAACCGAAGAAATTGAACAATATGTATTGCATCGATTAACGTCTGCTGGAATTGCAAATGCTGAGATATTCGAGCGTGATTGCTTCACTCAAATTCAGCAAATAACAACAGGCATTCCAAGAAAAATAAATCTACTGGTAGACAGGATTTTATTGTACGGTTTTTTAAATGATTTAACTCAATTCACCAGCAGTGAAGTACAAACAGTTATTGATGAAATGGCCGACGAATTAAGCGCCTCGCTTTCAATAAATAATCAACAGCAAGAACTATATAATAACCAACCTGGCGTTCATTTAAATAAAATGGAAAATCGCGATGCACTGCTTAGTTCATTACAAAAAGTTGATAATTATTTACAAGAAAACATCGATCAAAAAATAAAAATGAATCGCTATTTGGATAAGTTGCTAAAACAAAAAAACCTTACCCTATCTCAGTTTGAGAACCCTGAAGACAATTCATAA
- a CDS encoding sugar kinase — protein MIGECMIELSQNNELGEYKQSFAGDVFNTGVYIKRCLKDSAQVSFLSVIGEDKLSTQFLNLMANEQINSRYLYRCKSNKMGLYIINIDQYGERTFDYWRENSAARQLMQLIKQDSDKMAFSSVTTLFFSGISIAILSPDDLQDFWKFIKCRRSQGCQIVFDPNYRPALWPSPEHAKDAFEIAYSLSNVVLPGVDDHKNLYNHQTAAEIASHLEAKGIGEIIIKNGDLEVLVSARGRRTKIDIIPVTEVVDTTSAGDAFNGGYLSARQNGKSVKDAVIYAANVAGCVIQHKGAIVPKACFDTAITPLV, from the coding sequence ATGATAGGTGAGTGTATGATCGAGTTATCTCAAAATAATGAACTCGGTGAATATAAACAAAGTTTTGCTGGTGATGTATTTAATACAGGGGTTTATATTAAACGCTGCTTAAAAGACAGCGCACAAGTGAGTTTTCTATCAGTTATTGGAGAAGATAAATTGAGTACACAATTTTTGAATTTAATGGCTAATGAGCAAATTAACAGCCGTTATTTATATCGCTGTAAATCAAATAAAATGGGCCTGTATATCATTAATATTGATCAATATGGCGAACGAACTTTTGATTATTGGCGAGAAAATTCTGCCGCTAGACAACTGATGCAACTTATCAAGCAAGATAGTGACAAAATGGCTTTCAGCTCTGTTACTACTCTATTTTTTTCTGGTATTTCAATTGCGATTTTATCACCTGATGATTTGCAAGACTTTTGGAAATTTATTAAGTGTCGTCGCTCTCAAGGTTGCCAAATCGTTTTTGATCCTAATTATCGTCCTGCACTATGGCCTTCACCTGAACACGCAAAAGATGCATTTGAAATTGCTTACTCTCTATCAAACGTAGTATTACCTGGCGTAGATGATCATAAAAATTTATACAATCACCAAACTGCTGCTGAAATTGCCAGTCATTTAGAAGCGAAAGGCATAGGTGAAATCATTATAAAAAATGGCGATCTGGAGGTGCTTGTTAGTGCTAGAGGCAGACGAACTAAAATAGACATTATTCCTGTAACTGAAGTCGTAGATACTACTTCTGCTGGAGATGCCTTTAATGGCGGTTATTTGAGTGCCAGACAAAATGGTAAATCGGTAAAAGATGCGGTCATTTATGCCGCAAACGTTGCTGGTTGTGTTATTCAGCACAAAGGCGCAATTGTGCCAAAAGCTTGTTTTGACACTGCAATAACTCCTTTGGTGTGA
- the prsR gene encoding PEP-CTERM-box response regulator transcription factor — MEKLLIVDDDLGIQKQLKWSLSQYEVLLAGDREQAISSLRMHEPKVVLLDLGLPPDAANASEGLKALEQILTLSPFTKVIVITGNDEHQVALDAVAKGAYDFYQKPLDGDVINVIVERAFNLAKIESENREIRELGGVDSGIIGSSVVMDKLRNMVKRIAPTEITALLLGESGTGKEVIANAIHQQSNRSKKPFIAINCASIPETLLESELFGFEKGAFTGAHKMTKGKIEMAEGGTLFLDEIGDMPFNLQAKLLRFLQERVIERIGGRQELAVDVRVICATNQNLQQMVEEKNFREDLYYRISEMVIPIAPLKDRDFDVLILAQYFLLQYGKDYNVKVKGFSDNAAAALKSHSWPGNIRELQNKIKSAVIMAATGQITSEDLGFVEESDNISLAEFNLRGVREKAESKAVEQAFALAEGNMSKTAELLGITRPTLYGLVDKYGLQLKTLEGE; from the coding sequence ATGGAAAAACTACTGATTGTTGATGACGATTTAGGCATTCAAAAACAACTGAAATGGAGTTTGTCTCAGTATGAAGTGCTATTAGCTGGTGATAGAGAGCAAGCCATATCAAGTCTACGTATGCATGAACCAAAAGTTGTGTTGTTAGATTTAGGTTTACCACCTGATGCTGCAAATGCAAGTGAGGGATTAAAAGCATTAGAGCAGATTTTAACATTATCTCCTTTTACCAAGGTTATTGTAATAACGGGTAATGATGAGCATCAAGTCGCATTAGATGCAGTGGCTAAAGGTGCTTACGATTTTTATCAAAAGCCCTTAGATGGTGATGTGATAAATGTAATCGTTGAGCGAGCATTTAACCTGGCGAAAATAGAATCTGAAAACAGAGAAATTAGAGAATTAGGTGGCGTTGATAGCGGTATTATTGGCAGTAGTGTGGTGATGGATAAACTACGAAATATGGTAAAACGTATTGCTCCTACCGAAATCACAGCCCTACTACTTGGAGAAAGCGGAACCGGTAAAGAAGTTATTGCCAACGCGATACATCAACAAAGTAATCGAAGTAAAAAGCCGTTTATTGCCATTAACTGTGCATCAATTCCTGAAACGTTATTGGAAAGTGAGTTATTTGGTTTTGAAAAAGGTGCCTTTACCGGCGCCCATAAAATGACAAAAGGTAAAATTGAAATGGCCGAGGGTGGGACCTTATTTCTTGACGAAATAGGCGACATGCCATTTAATTTACAGGCTAAATTATTACGTTTTTTACAAGAAAGAGTGATAGAGCGAATTGGTGGTAGGCAAGAGTTAGCTGTAGATGTGCGAGTCATTTGTGCAACAAATCAAAACTTACAACAAATGGTCGAAGAAAAAAACTTCAGAGAAGATTTATATTATCGCATTAGTGAAATGGTGATCCCGATTGCACCGTTAAAAGACAGGGATTTTGATGTGCTTATTTTAGCGCAATATTTTCTACTACAATATGGCAAAGATTATAACGTTAAAGTCAAAGGGTTTAGCGACAACGCTGCCGCGGCATTAAAGTCGCATTCTTGGCCGGGTAATATTCGAGAATTACAAAACAAAATAAAATCTGCAGTGATCATGGCTGCTACTGGGCAAATAACCAGTGAAGATTTAGGTTTTGTTGAAGAGTCGGATAATATATCTCTCGCTGAATTTAATTTGCGTGGTGTTCGAGAAAAAGCGGAATCAAAAGCTGTTGAACAAGCCTTTGCATTAGCCGAAGGCAATATGAGTAAAACCGCTGAATTACTGGGTATAACCAGGCCAACATTATACGGACTGGTAGATAAATATGGTTTGCAATTAAAAACACTGGAAGGAGAATAA
- the prsK gene encoding XrtA/PEP-CTERM system histidine kinase PrsK, whose translation MQIRVNELLLNSVFKIQTNFDFIIIIEYQMELLGLIGYGVATIAYLVFFLLLMVARQKTFASQLVIYACLTTLLSVAVCALQVYQSFSLQITFIFEAIKIAFWSLLFISVNTGLQSFQQFIANRQVKKYLLIWLGLSVFGAISVLFLNKYEWLFIVLLALNLFALVNLEQVFRNHQKQLRWALWPLTIGLGCLFIFDFVMYSQASMVNRLDFDFWYARGFITAAVMPLLLLSSKRLKDCSPDLFISRDVVFYSSIIVFSGLYLLILALSGYLIRYIGGQWSDLLSTVFMVLGLLALVALLIANSLRAKIKVFIGKHFFANKYDYRVEWLKLIAAIENDDSNDLFVSACKAMGECLQVNYCAFLKVHGEDLDVVYQGELNLNAQVLKQLHDVHLYCEKQQWIVDVREYQRYPQRYSSLDIESNVLLKSHIDLIIPTYSQQSLMGYFVLPGPQEKPMLNWEDRDFLFAVSKQLGNYLSLQNAQMKLAQSQQFSVFHRMSAFVLHDLKNIQAQLSLITKNATQHQHNPEFVADVFSTVESASERLNKVVLQLRKKSNEAPKDNKKEIDVGDVIRQSVEICNQDNPQVSCHYDENLLMWIEQERLLNVLIHLIQNAQQASQHDGVVNVSGKINTNGLIITIEDDGHGMSSKFIREQLFKPFSTTKGNAGMGIGVYEAKQFIEEMNGKISVESTIGKGSLFTIKLPLHELSKESE comes from the coding sequence ATGCAAATAAGAGTAAATGAACTATTATTAAACTCAGTGTTTAAAATTCAAACAAACTTTGATTTTATAATAATAATTGAGTATCAAATGGAGCTTCTCGGACTGATTGGTTATGGCGTTGCGACTATAGCTTATCTAGTGTTTTTCTTATTGTTAATGGTAGCAAGGCAGAAAACCTTTGCTAGCCAGTTAGTGATCTATGCCTGTTTAACAACTCTGCTTTCTGTCGCAGTGTGCGCGCTACAAGTTTATCAATCATTTTCCCTACAAATTACCTTTATTTTTGAAGCAATAAAAATAGCATTTTGGTCATTATTATTTATTAGCGTTAATACCGGGTTGCAGTCATTCCAGCAGTTTATTGCCAACCGACAAGTTAAAAAGTACCTACTGATCTGGCTAGGATTATCGGTGTTTGGTGCTATTAGTGTTCTGTTCTTAAATAAATATGAATGGTTGTTTATTGTTTTATTAGCCTTGAATTTATTTGCTTTGGTGAATTTAGAGCAAGTATTTAGAAATCACCAGAAGCAATTAAGGTGGGCTCTTTGGCCATTAACGATAGGTCTGGGTTGCTTGTTTATTTTTGATTTTGTGATGTACTCACAAGCGTCTATGGTTAATCGATTAGATTTTGATTTTTGGTATGCGCGCGGTTTTATCACTGCTGCCGTTATGCCGTTATTGCTATTAAGCTCAAAACGATTAAAAGATTGCAGCCCCGATTTATTTATTTCCAGAGACGTAGTTTTTTACAGCAGTATTATCGTTTTTAGTGGCCTTTATTTATTAATTCTGGCCCTTTCAGGCTATTTAATTAGATACATAGGTGGCCAATGGAGTGATTTGCTCAGTACTGTATTTATGGTACTGGGACTGTTAGCTTTGGTGGCTTTACTTATTGCCAATAGCCTTAGAGCAAAAATAAAAGTATTTATTGGAAAGCACTTCTTTGCCAATAAATATGATTATCGGGTTGAATGGTTAAAATTAATTGCTGCAATTGAAAATGATGACTCCAATGATCTATTTGTTAGCGCATGCAAAGCAATGGGAGAATGCCTGCAGGTAAATTACTGTGCTTTTCTTAAGGTTCACGGTGAAGACTTGGATGTAGTTTATCAGGGGGAGTTAAATCTAAACGCGCAAGTGCTAAAACAATTGCACGATGTTCACTTGTATTGTGAAAAGCAACAGTGGATTGTTGATGTCCGAGAATATCAACGTTATCCACAGCGCTATTCTAGTTTAGATATTGAGTCTAATGTTTTACTAAAAAGTCATATTGACTTAATTATACCTACCTATAGCCAACAAAGTTTAATGGGCTATTTTGTTCTTCCTGGGCCGCAAGAAAAGCCTATGCTTAACTGGGAAGATCGAGATTTTTTGTTCGCCGTGTCTAAGCAACTGGGTAATTATCTATCATTGCAAAACGCGCAAATGAAGCTTGCACAGAGCCAACAGTTTTCTGTATTTCACCGTATGTCAGCTTTTGTACTCCATGATTTAAAAAACATACAAGCCCAGTTGTCTCTCATCACAAAAAATGCGACTCAACATCAGCACAACCCTGAATTTGTCGCCGATGTATTTAGTACCGTTGAATCAGCGAGTGAACGGTTAAACAAAGTTGTATTGCAGCTTAGAAAAAAAAGTAACGAAGCTCCCAAAGATAATAAGAAAGAAATAGATGTTGGCGATGTCATTAGACAATCAGTGGAAATATGTAATCAAGATAACCCTCAAGTTAGTTGTCATTACGATGAAAACCTATTGATGTGGATAGAGCAAGAGCGATTATTAAATGTATTAATTCACTTGATTCAAAATGCCCAACAAGCAAGTCAGCATGACGGTGTGGTTAACGTTAGTGGTAAAATTAACACTAATGGACTAATCATTACTATTGAGGATGATGGTCATGGTATGAGCAGCAAATTTATTAGAGAGCAATTATTTAAACCGTTCAGTACTACAAAAGGTAATGCGGGTATGGGCATTGGTGTTTATGAAGCAAAGCAATTTATAGAAGAAATGAATGGCAAGATAAGCGTTGAGAGCACTATTGGAAAGGGCAGTTTGTTTACCATTAAATTGCCGTTACACGAGTTAAGCAAGGAAAGTGAGTAA